A genomic window from Variovorax paradoxus includes:
- the queA gene encoding tRNA preQ1(34) S-adenosylmethionine ribosyltransferase-isomerase QueA — MRAFTLSDFDFALPPELVAQHPATERTSSRLLDGTGPAPVDRIFKHLPSLLRAGDLLVFNDTRVVKARLFGEKPTGGKLELLVERVLQGHEVVAHMKVSKKPPVGTTLEMVGGFRATLLGRWPDEQGALFRFGFESDAGEDPYALMARCGHVPLPPYITHTDSADDESRYQTVFARVPGAVAAPTAALHFDEGLLAELEARGAQRANVTLHVGAGTFQPVKTENIAEHTMHAERYEVPEATQRAIAGCKARGGRIVAVGTTTVRTLESWAKSGEATGDTRIFITPGFAFEHVDLLVTNFHLPKSTLMMLVSAFAGYERVMALYAHAIAQGYRFFSYGDAMLLERETATLAELQAELRGIPTSILDDAERF, encoded by the coding sequence ATGCGCGCCTTCACGCTCTCCGATTTCGATTTCGCATTGCCACCCGAACTGGTGGCGCAACACCCGGCCACCGAACGCACATCCTCCCGTCTGCTCGACGGCACAGGGCCCGCCCCGGTCGACCGCATCTTCAAGCACCTGCCCTCGCTGCTGCGCGCGGGCGACCTGCTGGTCTTCAACGACACGCGCGTAGTCAAGGCGCGCCTGTTCGGCGAGAAGCCCACCGGCGGCAAGCTCGAACTGCTGGTCGAGCGCGTGCTGCAGGGCCACGAGGTCGTGGCGCACATGAAGGTCAGCAAGAAGCCGCCTGTAGGCACCACGCTCGAGATGGTCGGCGGCTTCCGCGCCACCTTGCTAGGTCGCTGGCCCGACGAGCAGGGCGCGCTGTTCCGCTTCGGCTTCGAGAGCGACGCGGGCGAAGATCCGTATGCGCTGATGGCCCGCTGCGGCCACGTGCCGCTGCCGCCCTACATCACGCACACAGATTCGGCCGACGACGAAAGCCGCTACCAGACCGTGTTCGCGCGCGTGCCCGGCGCGGTGGCCGCACCCACCGCCGCGCTGCACTTCGACGAAGGCCTGCTGGCCGAACTCGAAGCGCGCGGTGCGCAGCGCGCCAACGTCACGCTGCACGTGGGCGCCGGCACCTTCCAGCCGGTGAAGACCGAGAACATCGCCGAACACACGATGCACGCCGAGCGCTACGAAGTGCCCGAGGCCACGCAGCGCGCCATTGCCGGGTGCAAGGCACGCGGCGGTCGCATCGTCGCGGTCGGCACGACCACCGTGCGCACGCTCGAATCGTGGGCCAAGAGCGGCGAGGCCACGGGCGACACGCGCATCTTCATCACCCCGGGCTTCGCCTTCGAACACGTCGACCTGTTGGTGACGAACTTTCATTTGCCCAAGAGCACGCTGATGATGCTGGTCTCGGCCTTCGCGGGCTACGAGCGGGTGATGGCGCTGTATGCCCACGCCATTGCCCAGGGCTACCGCTTCTTCAGCTATGGCGATGCCATGCTATTGGAGCGCGAGACAGCGACGCTCGCGGAATTGCAGGCCGAATTGCGCGGCATCCCCACAAGCATCCTCGATGACGCCGAGCGTTTTTGA
- a CDS encoding DUF3597 domain-containing protein has protein sequence MSIFGSILSKIFPSANAAPAPAAPAPDAPAGAPAAAAPPPAITVVDVEALLDGMPGASSLNWRTSIVDLMKLLGLDSSLDARKQLAAELSYGSDTSDSAKMNIWLHRQVMTKLAANGGKVPAELRD, from the coding sequence ATGAGCATTTTCGGCAGCATCCTTTCCAAGATTTTCCCGTCCGCAAACGCCGCGCCCGCACCTGCTGCGCCGGCCCCTGACGCACCCGCAGGCGCCCCCGCCGCGGCAGCGCCGCCGCCCGCCATCACCGTGGTGGACGTCGAGGCTCTGCTCGACGGCATGCCCGGCGCGAGCAGCCTGAACTGGCGCACCTCCATCGTCGACCTGATGAAGCTCCTGGGCCTGGACAGCAGCCTCGACGCACGCAAGCAACTGGCCGCCGAACTGAGCTACGGCTCGGACACCAGCGACAGCGCCAAGATGAACATCTGGCTGCATCGCCAGGTGATGACCAAGCTGGCCGCCAACGGTGGCAAGGTGCCCGCAGAACTGCGCGACTGA
- a CDS encoding DUF969 domain-containing protein: protein MTPDIPHLWPLIGVAVIIAGFILRFNPMLVVIVTAIATAIAAGFGPMAILTAIGTGFIKTRNLPLIILLPLAVIGLLERHGLRQHAQNWISRIKSATAGRLLIVYLAARELTAAVGLTSLGGHPQMVRPLLAPMAEGATETRYGKLPDRIRHKLRAYAAATDNVGLFFGEDIFVAFGAIVLMSTFLHEAGIDVEPLHIALWGIPTAIAAFIIHAWRLRRLDQSLARELGGAPASDAPAVPSVSAAQEGR from the coding sequence ATGACTCCTGACATCCCTCATCTGTGGCCGCTGATCGGCGTTGCCGTGATCATTGCGGGCTTCATCCTGCGCTTCAATCCGATGCTGGTGGTGATCGTCACGGCCATCGCCACGGCGATTGCCGCGGGCTTCGGCCCGATGGCGATCCTCACGGCCATCGGCACCGGGTTCATCAAGACCCGCAACCTGCCGCTGATCATTCTTCTGCCACTGGCGGTGATCGGGCTGCTCGAGCGGCACGGCTTGCGCCAGCATGCGCAGAACTGGATCAGCCGCATCAAGTCGGCCACAGCCGGGCGTCTGCTGATCGTCTACCTCGCAGCGCGCGAACTCACGGCGGCCGTTGGCCTCACCAGCCTGGGCGGCCACCCGCAGATGGTTCGCCCGCTGCTGGCGCCCATGGCCGAAGGCGCCACTGAAACCCGCTACGGCAAGCTGCCCGACCGCATCCGCCACAAGCTGCGCGCCTATGCGGCGGCCACCGACAACGTGGGCCTGTTCTTCGGCGAAGACATCTTCGTGGCCTTCGGCGCCATCGTGCTGATGAGCACCTTCCTGCACGAGGCCGGCATCGACGTCGAGCCGCTGCACATCGCGCTGTGGGGCATCCCGACGGCGATTGCCGCCTTCATCATCCACGCCTGGCGCCTGCGCCGGCTCGACCAGTCGCTGGCACGTGAACTGGGCGGCGCACCGGCGTCCGATGCGCCCGCCGTTCCCTCCGTTTCCGCTGCGCAGGAAGGCCGCTGA
- a CDS encoding GntR family transcriptional regulator, with the protein MTPPASPTSPASPAAGAQTLNDRVAELIRQKIVKGEFSPGQRLSEAALADSFEISRNTLREVFRTLTKEGLLKHAPNRGVFVAVPSIASIIDIYRVRRLIECQALAQAYPRHPAKKHMREAVEMALKCRDAGDWLGVGTANMEFHKGIVELADSERLNILFAHILVELRLAFGLLKDPEFLHAPYVDMNTKLLELIEAGKFAEGSASLNDYLIHSERIVLAVYARQMPESGIDN; encoded by the coding sequence ATGACTCCACCGGCCTCCCCGACTTCACCCGCCTCGCCGGCCGCCGGCGCGCAGACGCTCAACGACCGGGTCGCGGAGCTCATCCGCCAGAAGATCGTGAAGGGCGAGTTCTCGCCGGGGCAGCGGCTGTCGGAGGCCGCGCTGGCCGACAGCTTCGAGATTTCACGCAACACCCTGCGCGAGGTGTTCCGCACGCTGACCAAGGAAGGGCTGCTCAAGCACGCGCCGAACCGCGGCGTGTTCGTGGCGGTGCCGAGCATCGCGTCGATCATCGACATCTACCGGGTGCGCCGCCTCATCGAATGCCAGGCGCTGGCACAGGCCTACCCGCGCCACCCGGCCAAGAAGCACATGCGCGAGGCGGTGGAAATGGCCCTGAAGTGCCGCGACGCCGGCGACTGGCTGGGCGTGGGCACGGCCAACATGGAGTTCCACAAGGGCATCGTGGAACTGGCCGACAGCGAACGGCTGAACATCCTGTTCGCGCACATCCTGGTCGAGCTGCGGCTGGCCTTCGGCCTGCTCAAGGACCCGGAGTTCCTGCACGCGCCTTATGTGGACATGAACACGAAGCTGCTCGAACTCATCGAGGCCGGCAAGTTCGCCGAGGGCTCGGCGTCCCTCAACGACTACCTCATTCACTCCGAGCGCATCGTGCTCGCGGTCTACGCGCGGCAGATGCCGGAAAGCGGCATCGACAACTAG
- the tgt gene encoding tRNA guanosine(34) transglycosylase Tgt has product MLSFELLKTDPDSHARRATLTLNHGKVQTPIFMPVGTYGTVKGVMPRSLEEMGAQIILGNTFHLWMRPGLDVMASFGGLHQFEKWDKPILTDSGGFQVWSLGAMRKISEEGVKFASPVNGDKLFLTPEVSMQIQTILNSDIVMQFDECTPYDTKGHITTEAEARISMELSLRWAKRCQSEFARLENPNALFGIVQGGMFENLREESLAALVDMDFPGYAIGGVSVGEPKEEMLHIMGHTPHRLPANKPRYLMGVGTPEDLLQGVADGVDMFDCVMPTRNARNGTLFTRFGDLKMRNARHKSDPQPIDPSCTCHACAGTSGVSWNDGGREGFSRAYLHHLDRCGEMLGPMLTTVHNLHYYLNLMSEIREALDAGTFTEFRARFKSERARGV; this is encoded by the coding sequence ATGCTCTCCTTCGAACTCCTCAAGACCGACCCCGACAGCCACGCGCGCCGCGCCACGCTCACGCTCAACCACGGCAAGGTGCAGACGCCGATCTTCATGCCCGTGGGCACGTACGGCACCGTCAAGGGCGTGATGCCGCGCAGCCTGGAAGAGATGGGTGCGCAGATCATCCTGGGCAACACCTTCCACCTGTGGATGCGCCCCGGCCTCGACGTGATGGCGAGCTTCGGCGGGCTGCATCAGTTCGAGAAGTGGGACAAGCCCATCCTCACCGACTCGGGCGGCTTCCAGGTGTGGTCGCTGGGCGCAATGCGCAAGATCAGCGAAGAGGGCGTGAAGTTCGCGTCGCCCGTCAACGGCGACAAGCTGTTCCTCACGCCCGAGGTCTCGATGCAGATCCAGACCATCCTCAACAGCGACATCGTGATGCAGTTCGACGAGTGCACGCCCTACGACACCAAGGGCCACATCACGACCGAGGCCGAGGCGCGCATCTCGATGGAGCTGAGCCTGCGCTGGGCCAAGCGCTGCCAGAGCGAGTTCGCGCGGCTCGAGAACCCGAACGCCCTCTTCGGCATCGTGCAAGGCGGCATGTTCGAGAACCTGCGCGAAGAGTCGCTGGCGGCGCTGGTCGACATGGACTTTCCGGGCTATGCCATCGGCGGCGTGAGCGTGGGCGAGCCCAAGGAAGAGATGCTGCACATCATGGGCCACACGCCGCACCGGCTGCCCGCGAACAAGCCGCGCTACCTGATGGGCGTGGGCACGCCGGAAGACCTGCTGCAGGGCGTGGCCGACGGCGTCGACATGTTCGACTGCGTGATGCCCACGCGCAATGCACGCAACGGCACCCTCTTCACGCGTTTCGGCGACCTGAAGATGCGCAACGCGCGCCACAAGAGCGACCCGCAGCCCATCGACCCGAGCTGCACCTGCCACGCCTGCGCGGGCACCTCGGGCGTGAGCTGGAACGACGGCGGGCGCGAGGGCTTCAGCCGCGCCTACCTGCATCACCTGGACCGCTGCGGCGAAATGCTGGGGCCGATGCTCACGACCGTTCACAACCTGCACTACTACCTGAACCTGATGAGCGAGATCCGCGAAGCGCTGGACGCGGGCACGTTCACGGAGTTTCGCGCGCGCTTCAAGTCGGAGCGCGCACGCGGCGTCTGA
- the recG gene encoding ATP-dependent DNA helicase RecG: MPAASKPEPPEKTAAAPAAPVAPGSGLSLVQRALRKLGLVRDIDFALYLPMRYEDETRIVRLADTRDGDMAQVEGVVTECEVVYRPRRQLLATIDDGSDTCQLRFFNFYPSQQKQLAIGARVRVRGEMRGGFVGRQMMHPTVKAAGTALPNALTPVYSTVAGLAQPVLRREVRSGLARAVLDETIPVQIGLRGAWDLRASLSFLHYPTPDVAMATLEDHSHPAWQRIKAEELLAQQLSQLQARLERAAQRAPVLPAPAEPVASSLHAQLLAVLPFGLTGAQQRVGEEITRDLGREIPMHRLLQGDVGSGKTVVAALAAARCIDAGFQCALMAPTEILAAQHFGKLVGWLDPLLAERGLRVAWLTGSQKKKERDAMSAAVESGEAALVIGTHAVISEKVRFKNLALAIIDEQHRFGVAQRLALRGKAGGHLEPHLLMMSATPIPRTLAMSYYADLDVSTLDELPPGRTPIVTKLVADHRRDEVIDRIHAQIAQGRQVYWVCPLIEESEAVDLRNATETRDELAETLGEPIQVGLLHSRMPTAEKQAVMAAFTANEIQVLVSTTVIEVGVDVPNASLMVIEHAERFGLSQLHQLRGRVGRGAAASACVLLYAPGDSGRVGEAARARLKAMAETSDGFEIARRDLEIRGPGEFLGARQSGAPLLRFADLTTDTLLLDWARELAPVMLRKHPDLAQRHIDRWLGTKAEYLKA; the protein is encoded by the coding sequence ATGCCCGCCGCGTCCAAGCCCGAACCGCCCGAAAAGACCGCAGCCGCGCCTGCGGCACCGGTTGCACCAGGTTCGGGCCTGAGCCTCGTGCAGCGCGCGCTGCGCAAGCTCGGCCTCGTGCGCGACATCGACTTCGCGCTCTACCTGCCGATGCGCTACGAGGACGAGACGCGCATCGTGCGGCTGGCCGACACGCGCGATGGCGACATGGCGCAGGTCGAAGGCGTTGTTACCGAATGCGAGGTGGTGTACCGTCCGCGCCGCCAGTTGCTGGCCACCATCGACGACGGCAGCGACACCTGCCAGCTGCGCTTTTTCAACTTCTATCCCTCGCAGCAGAAGCAGCTGGCGATCGGCGCGCGGGTGCGCGTGCGGGGCGAGATGCGCGGCGGTTTTGTGGGGCGGCAGATGATGCACCCGACCGTGAAGGCGGCCGGCACCGCGCTGCCGAATGCGCTCACGCCGGTGTATTCGACCGTGGCAGGGCTCGCGCAGCCGGTGCTGCGGCGCGAGGTGCGTTCGGGCCTTGCGCGCGCGGTGCTCGACGAGACGATTCCCGTGCAGATCGGCCTGCGCGGTGCGTGGGACTTGCGCGCCTCGCTGAGCTTTCTGCACTACCCGACGCCCGACGTGGCTATGGCCACGCTCGAAGACCACAGCCATCCGGCCTGGCAGCGCATCAAGGCCGAGGAACTGCTCGCTCAGCAGCTGTCGCAGCTGCAGGCCCGGCTGGAGCGCGCAGCACAGCGCGCGCCGGTGCTGCCCGCGCCTGCCGAGCCGGTCGCAAGCTCGCTGCATGCGCAGTTGCTCGCGGTGTTGCCCTTCGGCCTTACCGGCGCGCAGCAACGCGTCGGCGAAGAAATCACGCGCGACCTGGGCCGCGAGATACCGATGCACCGGCTGCTGCAGGGCGACGTGGGTTCGGGCAAGACCGTGGTGGCGGCGCTCGCGGCGGCGCGCTGCATCGACGCGGGTTTCCAGTGCGCGCTGATGGCCCCCACCGAAATCCTCGCGGCCCAGCATTTCGGCAAGCTGGTCGGCTGGCTTGATCCGCTGCTGGCCGAGCGCGGCCTGCGCGTGGCATGGCTCACGGGCAGCCAGAAGAAGAAGGAGCGCGATGCGATGTCGGCCGCCGTTGAAAGCGGCGAGGCGGCTCTGGTCATCGGCACGCACGCGGTCATCTCGGAGAAGGTGCGCTTCAAGAACCTCGCGCTCGCCATCATCGACGAGCAGCATCGCTTCGGTGTCGCGCAGCGGCTGGCCTTGCGCGGCAAGGCCGGTGGGCATCTGGAGCCGCATCTGCTGATGATGAGCGCCACGCCCATCCCCCGCACGCTCGCGATGAGCTACTACGCCGACCTCGACGTCTCGACGCTCGACGAGCTTCCGCCGGGCCGCACGCCCATCGTCACAAAGCTGGTGGCCGACCACCGGCGCGACGAAGTCATCGACCGCATCCACGCGCAGATCGCGCAGGGCCGGCAGGTGTACTGGGTGTGTCCGCTGATCGAGGAGAGCGAAGCGGTCGACCTGCGCAACGCGACCGAAACGCGCGACGAGTTGGCCGAGACGCTGGGCGAGCCCATTCAGGTCGGCCTGCTGCATTCGCGCATGCCCACGGCCGAGAAGCAGGCGGTGATGGCCGCGTTCACCGCCAATGAGATCCAGGTGCTGGTGAGCACGACCGTGATCGAAGTGGGCGTCGACGTGCCCAATGCCTCGCTGATGGTGATCGAGCATGCCGAGCGCTTCGGCCTCTCGCAGCTGCACCAGCTGCGCGGCCGCGTGGGGCGCGGCGCGGCGGCCTCGGCCTGCGTGCTGCTCTATGCGCCGGGCGACAGTGGCCGCGTCGGCGAGGCGGCGCGTGCGCGGCTCAAGGCGATGGCGGAGACCAGCGACGGCTTCGAGATCGCACGGCGCGACCTGGAGATTCGAGGGCCCGGCGAATTCCTTGGCGCGCGGCAGTCGGGCGCACCGCTGCTGCGTTTTGCCGACCTCACGACCGACACGCTGCTGCTCGACTGGGCCCGTGAACTCGCGCCGGTCATGCTCCGCAAGCACCCCGACCTGGCCCAGCGCCACATCGACCGCTGGCTCGGCACCAAGGCCGAGTACCTGAAAGCCTGA
- a CDS encoding DUF979 domain-containing protein, giving the protein MILSIQHLYILVGLILAITAVMTLADRQHPKRYTSALFWGLYSLVFLVGDKLPPAWVGVGAIGMAVIAGLRGVGAGKHKEPTPAEYETSAKRLGNKLFMPALAIPLVTVIGTVLMSKVKIGDAFLLDPKNTTLVSLGVGCVVALALACWLTRETPVQGMRESRRLTDALGWAVVLPQMLGMLGLVFSDAGVGKAVAYITTSYINMDIRFVAVVVYVLGMALFTIIMGNGFAAFPVMTGGVGVPVLVGVYHGDPAVMAAIGMFSGYCGTLMTPMAANFNIVPAALLELPDKNAVIKVQIPTAAALLVVNIFLMYFLMFR; this is encoded by the coding sequence ATGATTCTCTCGATCCAGCACCTGTACATCCTGGTCGGCCTGATCCTCGCGATCACGGCAGTCATGACGCTGGCCGACCGCCAGCACCCCAAGCGCTACACGAGCGCGCTGTTCTGGGGGCTCTATTCGCTGGTCTTCCTGGTCGGCGACAAGCTGCCGCCCGCCTGGGTCGGCGTGGGCGCGATCGGCATGGCCGTCATTGCCGGCCTGCGCGGCGTCGGCGCGGGCAAGCACAAGGAACCCACGCCGGCCGAGTACGAAACCAGCGCCAAGCGCCTGGGCAACAAGCTCTTCATGCCGGCGCTGGCGATTCCGCTGGTCACGGTGATCGGCACCGTGCTGATGAGCAAGGTGAAGATCGGCGACGCCTTCCTGCTCGACCCCAAGAACACCACGCTGGTGAGCCTGGGCGTGGGCTGCGTGGTGGCGCTGGCGCTGGCCTGCTGGCTGACGCGCGAGACGCCGGTGCAGGGCATGCGCGAGTCGCGCCGACTGACCGACGCGCTGGGCTGGGCCGTGGTGCTGCCGCAGATGCTGGGCATGCTGGGCCTGGTGTTCTCCGACGCGGGCGTGGGCAAGGCGGTGGCGTACATCACCACGAGCTACATCAACATGGACATCCGCTTTGTCGCGGTCGTTGTGTACGTGCTGGGCATGGCGCTCTTCACCATCATCATGGGCAACGGCTTCGCGGCCTTCCCGGTGATGACGGGCGGCGTCGGCGTGCCGGTGCTGGTGGGCGTGTACCACGGCGACCCGGCGGTGATGGCGGCCATCGGCATGTTCTCGGGCTACTGCGGGACGCTGATGACGCCGATGGCGGCCAACTTCAACATCGTGCCGGCGGCGCTGCTGGAGCTGCCCGACAAGAACGCGGTGATCAAGGTGCAGATACCGACCGCGGCCGCGCTGCTGGTGGTCAACATCTTCCTGATGTACTTCCTGATGTTCCGTTGA
- a CDS encoding SDR family NAD(P)-dependent oxidoreductase codes for MTDASQLSPYTARYPSLAGRTVFISGGASGIGESLVRAFHAQGAKVGFCDLDAAAGNALAAQLQGEHPALFVPCDVTDTVALAAAIDAVRQRFGPIAVLLNNAANDRRHEMADVTSEDFDRLVAVNFKHQFFAAQAVADDMRALGGGSIVNFGSISWMIKGKGYPVYQACKAAARGLTRSLARDLGKQNIRVNSIVPGWVMTERQIKLWVKPESGAEIDAAQCLPGRVMAEDIAAMALFLAADDSRMCTAQDYVVDAGWT; via the coding sequence ATGACCGACGCATCACAACTTTCGCCCTACACCGCCCGCTATCCCTCGCTGGCCGGGCGCACCGTGTTCATCTCCGGCGGCGCCAGTGGCATCGGCGAATCGCTGGTGCGGGCCTTTCATGCGCAGGGCGCGAAGGTCGGTTTCTGCGACCTCGATGCTGCTGCCGGCAACGCGCTCGCGGCCCAGCTGCAAGGCGAGCACCCGGCGCTGTTCGTACCGTGCGACGTGACCGATACAGTCGCGCTCGCCGCCGCCATCGACGCGGTCCGCCAGCGCTTCGGACCGATTGCCGTGCTGCTGAACAACGCAGCCAACGACCGCCGCCACGAAATGGCCGACGTGACCAGCGAAGACTTCGACCGCCTCGTGGCCGTCAACTTCAAGCACCAGTTCTTCGCCGCGCAGGCGGTGGCCGACGACATGCGCGCGCTGGGCGGCGGCTCGATCGTCAACTTCGGCTCCATCAGCTGGATGATCAAGGGCAAGGGCTACCCGGTGTACCAGGCCTGCAAGGCGGCGGCGCGCGGCCTCACACGTTCGCTGGCGCGCGACCTGGGCAAGCAGAACATCCGCGTGAATTCGATCGTGCCGGGCTGGGTGATGACCGAGCGGCAGATCAAGCTATGGGTCAAGCCCGAATCGGGCGCGGAGATCGATGCGGCGCAATGCCTGCCGGGGCGCGTGATGGCGGAAGACATTGCGGCGATGGCGCTGTTCCTGGCGGCGGACGATTCGCGCATGTGCACAGCGCAGGACTATGTGGTGGACGCAGGCTGGACCTGA
- a CDS encoding LysE family translocator — MTLSAYLLFLPACFAINMAFGPNNLLSVTNGAKHGVSPAVIAASGRLVAFAIMIAIAGLGMGAVLVASELAFDVIKYMGAAYLVWIGIRLLRAPAPTAEVQARDASAPPSMRALARQEFTVAAGNPKAILVFTAFFPQFVVPGAYASSYMLLGVTFLVFELVAIALYAMLGARMRRLADGSRAMRWFNRVSGSMMVGFGLILAFTRRPAA, encoded by the coding sequence ATGACCCTGTCTGCCTACCTGCTCTTCCTGCCGGCCTGCTTCGCCATCAACATGGCATTCGGCCCCAACAACCTGCTGTCGGTGACCAACGGCGCGAAGCATGGCGTCTCGCCGGCAGTGATCGCGGCCAGCGGCCGGCTCGTGGCCTTCGCGATCATGATCGCCATCGCGGGGCTGGGCATGGGTGCAGTGCTGGTGGCGTCGGAGCTGGCCTTCGACGTCATCAAGTACATGGGCGCGGCGTATCTCGTGTGGATCGGCATCCGCCTGCTGCGCGCCCCGGCGCCAACGGCTGAGGTGCAGGCGCGCGATGCCAGCGCACCGCCCTCCATGCGCGCGCTGGCGCGGCAGGAGTTCACCGTGGCGGCGGGCAACCCGAAGGCCATCCTGGTGTTCACCGCCTTTTTTCCGCAGTTCGTGGTGCCCGGTGCCTATGCCTCCAGCTACATGCTGCTGGGCGTGACCTTCCTGGTGTTCGAGCTGGTCGCGATCGCGCTCTACGCGATGCTCGGTGCGCGCATGCGCCGGCTGGCCGACGGCAGCCGCGCGATGCGCTGGTTCAACCGGGTGAGCGGCAGCATGATGGTCGGCTTCGGGCTCATCCTGGCCTTCACGCGCCGCCCTGCGGCCTGA
- a CDS encoding GNAT family N-acetyltransferase, producing MTQDSPLKIRKAVQADLPAITAMLADDVLGATREHPGDAALYETAWRQIEAQSGNGVLVAELPEGVVGCLQLIVIPGLARQGALRAQIEGVRVASTHRGQDIGEHMIAFAFDAARAAGCRLVQLTTDKRRTDAHRFYERLGFEATHEGMKLELAAA from the coding sequence ATGACACAAGATTCCCCCCTGAAGATACGCAAGGCCGTGCAGGCCGATCTCCCCGCCATCACCGCGATGCTGGCCGACGACGTGCTCGGCGCGACGCGCGAGCACCCGGGCGATGCCGCTCTCTACGAAACCGCCTGGCGGCAGATCGAGGCGCAGAGCGGCAACGGCGTGCTGGTGGCCGAGCTGCCCGAGGGCGTGGTCGGCTGCCTGCAGCTCATCGTCATTCCCGGGCTGGCCCGGCAGGGCGCGCTGCGGGCGCAGATCGAGGGCGTGCGCGTGGCGTCCACCCACCGCGGGCAGGACATCGGCGAGCACATGATCGCTTTTGCCTTCGACGCCGCCCGGGCCGCGGGTTGCCGCCTCGTGCAACTCACCACCGACAAGCGCCGCACCGACGCGCACCGCTTCTACGAGCGACTGGGGTTCGAGGCCACGCACGAGGGCATGAAGCTCGAACTGGCGGCTGCCTAG
- a CDS encoding zinc ribbon domain-containing protein: MSKSLRLSEKWFRRGLWLVALVFASFLIGLGSTVVSDLPQVERVRQLDDFIDKPKAEPLRATIKASEAAELEAARDLDQIRLQLNAAQQASANARETFGNWIATRRATAQPDQDTELIARTKTLDAFKQKENELQRKVNAQQQIALDARQAEQRARTALADLERDAQIKLDAEYRRIELRVFAYRLALTLPLLLVAGWLFVKKRKSTYWPFVWGFIFFALFAFFVELVPYLPSYGGYVRYVVGIVLTVLVGRYAIVALNRYLARQKLAEQQPDQVRREELSYDTALARLGKSVCPGCERPVDLKNNEIDFCPHCGIGLFDHCGNCETRKSAFSKFCHACGTSAAPRVLPPIASPAA, from the coding sequence ATGAGCAAATCCCTGCGCCTTTCCGAAAAATGGTTCCGCCGCGGCCTCTGGCTGGTGGCGCTGGTGTTCGCGAGCTTCCTCATCGGGCTCGGCAGCACCGTCGTGAGCGACCTGCCGCAAGTGGAGCGCGTGCGCCAGCTCGACGACTTCATCGACAAGCCCAAGGCCGAGCCGCTGCGCGCCACCATCAAGGCCTCTGAAGCCGCTGAGCTGGAGGCCGCGCGCGACCTGGATCAGATCCGCCTGCAGCTCAACGCCGCGCAGCAGGCCAGCGCCAATGCGCGCGAGACTTTCGGCAACTGGATCGCCACGCGCCGCGCCACCGCGCAGCCCGACCAGGACACCGAGCTCATCGCGCGCACCAAGACGCTCGACGCCTTCAAGCAGAAAGAAAACGAGCTGCAGCGCAAGGTCAACGCGCAGCAGCAGATCGCGCTCGATGCGCGCCAGGCCGAGCAGCGCGCCCGTACGGCGCTTGCCGACCTGGAGCGCGACGCGCAGATCAAGCTCGACGCCGAATACCGCCGCATCGAGCTGCGCGTGTTCGCCTACCGGCTGGCGCTTACGCTGCCGCTGCTGCTAGTAGCCGGCTGGCTGTTTGTGAAGAAGCGCAAGAGCACCTACTGGCCGTTCGTGTGGGGCTTCATCTTCTTCGCGCTGTTCGCCTTCTTCGTCGAGCTGGTGCCCTATCTGCCGAGCTATGGCGGCTATGTGCGCTACGTGGTGGGCATCGTGCTCACGGTGCTGGTGGGGCGCTATGCCATCGTCGCGCTCAACCGCTACCTGGCGCGGCAGAAGCTGGCCGAGCAGCAGCCCGACCAGGTGCGGCGCGAAGAGCTCAGCTACGACACAGCGCTCGCGCGCCTGGGCAAGAGCGTGTGCCCCGGCTGCGAGCGGCCGGTGGACCTGAAGAACAACGAGATCGACTTCTGCCCGCACTGCGGCATTGGCCTGTTCGACCACTGCGGCAATTGCGAGACGCGCAAGAGCGCGTTCTCGAAGTTCTGCCATGCCTGCGGAACCTCGGCCGCGCCGCGCGTGTTGCCGCCCATTGCATCGCCTGCCGCGTAG